Part of the Pedobacter roseus genome is shown below.
GCAATATCCTGAATAGATAAACCTTTTTCTTTCAATAAAAACAATAAATGAAAAACAAGGTCGGATGCTTCTCCAATAAATTCCTCTTCTGTTTCGGCTAATGCGGCAATTACGGTTTCTACACCTTCTTCGCCAACTTTTTGCGCAATTTTATTTAAACCTTTAGCACGCATTTTGTTGATGTACGATCCTTCAACAGGGTTTTCATATCTATCAGTGATGATGTTTTCAAGTTCAAAAATAAAATTCTGGTTAAAGTCTGTTTTAAAACAGCTGCGGCTACCGGTATGGCAGGTTGGGCCAACAGCATCAGCTTTGATTAGAATGGTGTCGTTATCACAATCCACA
Proteins encoded:
- the hisIE gene encoding bifunctional phosphoribosyl-AMP cyclohydrolase/phosphoribosyl-ATP diphosphatase HisIE, with the protein product MNIDTSTLDWDKTAGLLPVIIQDYKTLEVLMLGYMNAEALEKTQAEGKVTFFSRSKNRLWTKGETSNNFLFVKELFVDCDNDTILIKADAVGPTCHTGSRSCFKTDFNQNFIFELENIITDRYENPVEGSYINKMRAKGLNKIAQKVGEEGVETVIAALAETEEEFIGEASDLVFHLLFLLKEKGLSIQDIAKNLEKRHK